Sequence from the uncultured Flavobacterium sp. genome:
GCTATTTTTAGACATATGATAAATCGCATCACCTTCGTACACAATTGGCGAATGATTAGCGTTGATCACAAATCCGTCGTGAGGTGCTTTTACTTTTTGTTCAAATTTACCAAACGGATCTGTTATAATTGCCAAAATAGTTCCTTTGGTCACAAAACGTCCAATTCTATTATAATCATGCAATAAACCGGAACATTTTGCACGCAGCCAAACCGAGTTTTTAATATATATCGAAGGATCTTCTGCTTCTTCAACGATATGTTTTGGGTCAAGCATTTTTAGATAATTCAATAAACGCTTCACTCCCATCACGCCTTCATTTGCAACTAAATCATTAATATCTAATGATTTTCCGCCTTCAAAAAGAAGCATTTTTACGTTTGCTTTTTCGCAGGTATTTCTAAAAGAGCCACCAATATTTTTAGAATAAAGTGTAAACGGCGCATTAAAAACATCTGCCAGAAGTTTCAATTCGGGATTATTCTCTGTTATTCTTATTTGTGGCGCATTAAATCGGCTTGCTCCTCCGGCATGAAAATCGACAGCATAATCTATAATTGGTAAAACCTGCGCAACAATATGATAGGCAAATCTACTTGCCAAAGATCCTTTTTTACTTCCGGGAAAAACACGATTTAAATCTCTTCCGTCAGGAAACTCACGTGATTTATTGACAAAACCGTACATATTGATAATCGGAATACAAATAATAGTTCCTCTTGCCGGACGATTAATTTTTTTGCTGATGATCTGTCTGACGATTTCGACTCCGTTAATTTCGTCTCCATGAATTCCGGCGGAGAATAAAACTACCGGACCTTCAATTTTTGAACGGCGTACAATAACCGGAATATTAAGTTTTGTAGTGGTATGCAAACGAGCAATTTCGACGTTTATCGTTTTGCTTTCTCCGGGCAAAATGGCTTCGTCAAAAATAACCAGGGGCGTATTATTTTTCATATGGAATTATAAAATCTAAATATAGAAATTATTCTTTGGATTTCGTAAATTTGAAACTAAATCAATGTTAAGCTTTTTACAGAAATCGGAATGGTTTTTGAAAACGCTTTTCAGTTATCTTCAGAAACAAAACAGAATGCAAAAACCGTCCTTAGATCTTCAAATCCAAACCTTGCCGGACAATCCCGGCGTGTATCAATATTATGATAAAGACGGGAAGATCTTATATGTTGGAAAAGCCAAAAATCTTAAAAAAAGAGTTTCCTCTTATTTCAATAAAATCCACGATACTGCCAAAACGAATGTTCTGGTAAAAAAAATTGTGACCATAAAACACATCGTCGTTCCTACCG
This genomic interval carries:
- a CDS encoding succinylglutamate desuccinylase/aspartoacylase family protein, producing MKNNTPLVIFDEAILPGESKTINVEIARLHTTTKLNIPVIVRRSKIEGPVVLFSAGIHGDEINGVEIVRQIISKKINRPARGTIICIPIINMYGFVNKSREFPDGRDLNRVFPGSKKGSLASRFAYHIVAQVLPIIDYAVDFHAGGASRFNAPQIRITENNPELKLLADVFNAPFTLYSKNIGGSFRNTCEKANVKMLLFEGGKSLDINDLVANEGVMGVKRLLNYLKMLDPKHIVEEAEDPSIYIKNSVWLRAKCSGLLHDYNRIGRFVTKGTILAIITDPFGKFEQKVKAPHDGFVINANHSPIVYEGDAIYHMSKNSLDNADE